The Stieleria sp. JC731 genome has a segment encoding these proteins:
- a CDS encoding MFS transporter yields MIFRFCLYGFLKNQRYFAPFWILAFVDKGLSFATIGSLIGFQQICVTVGEVPTGALADALGRRQAMILSHIAYVIAFLTFAFANSVPLLFAAMFAFAIGEAFRTGTHKAMIFAWLKQEGRESEKTEIYGLTRSWSQKGSALSALIAAGLVFTTLNYSTIFWLSVIPTSLNIVNFLGYPKSLDGISGRPRDTKTLFGIFWSSICECVRKSQLRKPISESMGFEGVYGATKDYLQPVIQQLVVGVPLFVALSETRRTAVAVAIIYTTLYLLSSFASRRAGRIAKWLGGDLAAARSLWLVFLATMLMLLLGTLAQWQLVSVLAFIALAILQNIWRPVLVSRIADQVDQSNMATVLSVESQAKSLGIALLAPVIGYFIDRAPEDYQFSVIAIVGIVVSAIAIACTSKKRHEAAVARDHENGIGE; encoded by the coding sequence TTGATCTTTCGCTTTTGCCTTTACGGATTCTTAAAAAACCAACGGTACTTCGCACCGTTCTGGATCCTTGCGTTCGTTGACAAAGGCCTCTCCTTTGCAACCATCGGTTCCTTGATTGGGTTTCAGCAAATCTGTGTGACCGTCGGCGAAGTTCCCACCGGCGCGTTGGCGGATGCGCTAGGTCGCAGACAAGCAATGATCTTGTCGCATATCGCCTACGTGATCGCGTTTCTGACGTTTGCCTTTGCAAATTCCGTCCCGTTGCTTTTCGCTGCCATGTTTGCCTTCGCCATCGGTGAAGCGTTTCGGACCGGAACACACAAGGCAATGATCTTTGCTTGGCTAAAGCAGGAAGGCCGTGAGAGCGAGAAAACGGAGATCTATGGTTTGACCCGCAGTTGGTCTCAAAAGGGAAGCGCACTTTCGGCCTTGATTGCTGCCGGACTGGTATTCACAACTCTGAACTACAGCACCATTTTTTGGCTGAGTGTGATTCCGACGTCTTTGAATATTGTTAATTTCTTGGGATACCCAAAGTCGCTCGACGGAATCTCAGGCCGCCCCAGAGATACGAAAACGCTCTTCGGAATATTCTGGAGTTCAATTTGCGAATGTGTTCGCAAAAGCCAACTGAGAAAACCAATCTCGGAATCGATGGGTTTCGAAGGGGTCTACGGAGCGACCAAAGACTACCTGCAGCCAGTCATTCAACAATTGGTCGTCGGCGTACCGCTTTTTGTAGCCCTTTCCGAAACTCGGCGTACCGCGGTTGCCGTCGCGATCATCTACACAACGCTCTACCTACTTTCCAGCTTTGCGTCTCGTCGAGCGGGACGAATCGCAAAGTGGCTGGGAGGTGATTTGGCCGCGGCAAGATCGCTATGGCTGGTCTTTCTAGCAACGATGCTGATGTTGCTTTTGGGAACTTTGGCCCAGTGGCAACTTGTGTCCGTACTGGCATTCATCGCACTCGCCATCCTTCAAAATATCTGGCGTCCAGTTCTCGTTTCTCGGATCGCCGACCAAGTCGATCAGTCCAACATGGCAACGGTGCTCAGTGTTGAATCACAAGCAAAGTCACTTGGCATCGCGTTATTGGCCCCAGTCATCGGTTACTTCATTGACCGCGCACCGGAAGACTACCAATTCTCGGTCATTGCAATCGTCGGCATTGTCGTTTCCGCTATCGCGATCGCTTGTACGAGCAAGAAGAGGCATGAAGCTGCGGTCGCTAGAGATCACGAGAACGGCATTGGTGAATAG
- a CDS encoding ABC transporter ATP-binding protein encodes MTMARLEAENLSLRYDGDEVVRNVNLRVTDNQITSLIGPNGSGKSTLLRGLARLLPPNRGTVKLDGKSIERMRSRDVAKTLSLLSQKSDAPEGLTVSELVAFGRYPHRSWLGYFDRSDRRAVDEAMEVVGIETLANFHLGELSGGQRQMAWIAMNVAQQSPIMLLDEPTTFLDLSNQLEILHLLQTLQTDFGKTIVMVLHDINHAARFSHQMVALRDGVILYQGPPDEVLTCEMLNNVFDIEAEIADFPPKLQSTHSPSNSIGRYCIPLRHRSMEGRLLNSAMISEGSTL; translated from the coding sequence ATGACGATGGCTCGACTGGAAGCTGAAAACTTGTCACTTCGATATGATGGCGACGAGGTTGTACGAAACGTTAACCTTCGTGTAACAGACAACCAAATTACTTCATTGATTGGTCCCAACGGATCGGGCAAGTCAACGTTGCTGCGCGGGCTTGCACGTTTGCTACCTCCAAATCGCGGAACGGTAAAACTGGATGGTAAATCGATCGAACGGATGAGGTCTCGTGATGTTGCAAAAACCCTGTCACTCCTTTCTCAAAAAAGTGATGCTCCGGAAGGCCTGACGGTTTCTGAACTAGTCGCATTTGGACGATACCCTCACCGAAGTTGGCTGGGCTACTTTGACCGTAGCGATAGACGTGCCGTTGACGAAGCGATGGAAGTTGTCGGAATTGAAACGCTGGCAAATTTTCACCTAGGTGAATTATCCGGTGGACAGCGACAAATGGCTTGGATTGCGATGAATGTCGCGCAACAGTCCCCAATCATGCTCCTCGACGAACCGACTACGTTTTTGGACCTGTCAAATCAACTCGAAATACTACACCTCTTGCAGACACTGCAGACTGACTTTGGAAAAACGATCGTGATGGTTCTGCACGACATCAACCACGCCGCAAGGTTCTCTCATCAAATGGTGGCTTTGCGGGATGGTGTGATTCTTTACCAAGGCCCGCCTGATGAAGTGCTTACCTGCGAAATGTTGAACAACGTCTTCGACATCGAGGCCGAAATCGCTGACTTCCCTCCGAAGTTGCAATCGACTCACTCTCCAAGCAACTCGATAGGACGCTACTGCATCCCATTGCGTCATCGATCAATGGAGGGCAGACTTTTGAATTCGGCAATGATCTCCGAAGGAAGCACGCTTTGA
- a CDS encoding FecCD family ABC transporter permease, protein MTTPQKFIYLVAGLIAVVIVSACLGNQTYSPIRIWKIIQSDESLTHQTILLSFRFPRIALASVVGLTLAVSGVLIQSVLRNDLAAPGILGVSSGSNLGVTLTMIIGGSQITSPWMLPAMSMLCASLTVLLVCILAYHSNTLSPVRLLLTGVSVSLSIGALTLVLAMHLDRTAYAHSIAWMSGSLAKADWNYVFAIAGLVTVALPVAWSNRHLLDAMRFSDETANSLGVSVNAARVCTLLFAVLIASAAMSVVGSVAFVGLIAPHIGRRLTGPNHGPLIASASLVGAGLLVGSDTIGRAVFHPVEMPAGVIVSVVGGAYFLYLLVTHRS, encoded by the coding sequence ATGACAACGCCACAGAAATTCATCTACCTAGTTGCCGGCTTGATTGCAGTCGTCATCGTTTCCGCTTGTCTCGGAAACCAAACGTACTCACCGATTCGAATCTGGAAGATCATTCAATCCGACGAAAGTCTGACACATCAAACCATTCTTTTGTCTTTCCGGTTTCCAAGGATCGCGCTAGCCTCGGTGGTCGGCCTTACCCTGGCCGTTTCAGGCGTTTTGATTCAAAGCGTTTTGCGAAACGACTTAGCCGCACCTGGGATTTTGGGCGTTTCAAGCGGTTCTAACTTGGGCGTCACCCTGACCATGATCATCGGTGGTTCCCAAATCACATCGCCTTGGATGCTTCCCGCGATGAGCATGTTGTGTGCCAGCCTTACCGTTTTATTGGTCTGCATTTTGGCGTACCATTCAAACACGTTGTCACCGGTTCGGCTGCTTTTAACCGGTGTGTCGGTTAGCTTATCGATCGGTGCATTGACGCTTGTTCTCGCGATGCATCTAGACCGTACTGCTTATGCCCATTCGATCGCATGGATGTCCGGCAGCCTAGCTAAAGCGGATTGGAATTATGTCTTTGCGATTGCTGGACTCGTGACGGTTGCACTTCCTGTCGCTTGGTCGAACCGACACCTGCTCGATGCGATGCGGTTCTCTGATGAGACTGCGAACAGCTTAGGCGTCTCAGTGAACGCGGCGCGTGTTTGTACGCTGCTATTCGCCGTACTGATTGCTTCTGCCGCAATGTCCGTTGTGGGAAGCGTTGCTTTCGTGGGCTTGATCGCACCGCATATCGGTCGGCGTCTGACTGGCCCGAACCATGGTCCCCTAATCGCCTCTGCCAGTTTGGTGGGGGCTGGGCTCCTAGTCGGGTCCGACACAATCGGTCGTGCTGTGTTCCATCCGGTTGAGATGCCCGCCGGTGTGATCGTCAGCGTTGTCGGTGGCGCCTATTTCCTATACCTGCTGGTCACTCACCGAAGCTGA
- a CDS encoding FecCD family ABC transporter permease, whose product MRSLSPPTEQRQRFLWCLGFICLALAVAILGLFVGPTPIGIQDAIESVFEYDYNNNSHFVICQLRLPRVVLTAMIGACLASSGAMMQGVTRNPLAGPSIMGLSSGGTLCLLVGILVNPQLRYTDSIGLSLAGSMFGYLAVCATLMVASKPSNGATMALAGVIVSSLFGAITHGLTIVYSLHDEMLFWTVGGVSHVTWTQVLLLTPLFGIGLCLAIVISPSVTLLSLGEEIAAGLGQTVRRTRLISTIAVLILTGGAIAVAGPVSFVGLMVPHLSRSLIGADYRRIIPLSIPLGACLTMLADTLARFVGGNQELPLGLMTTLIGAPFFVYLASRRASASRPRC is encoded by the coding sequence ATGCGGTCGCTTTCACCTCCCACCGAACAAAGGCAACGATTTCTGTGGTGCCTCGGTTTTATATGCCTCGCATTAGCCGTCGCGATACTCGGTCTATTCGTTGGACCGACACCAATTGGCATTCAAGATGCGATCGAATCGGTTTTCGAATACGACTACAACAACAACTCTCACTTTGTCATTTGCCAACTGCGACTTCCACGCGTTGTGTTGACTGCAATGATTGGCGCTTGTTTGGCGAGCAGCGGGGCCATGATGCAAGGTGTGACCAGAAATCCATTGGCGGGTCCTTCCATCATGGGCTTAAGTTCCGGCGGAACACTGTGCTTGCTGGTTGGAATCCTGGTGAACCCGCAGCTTCGATATACCGATTCAATTGGTCTTTCGCTTGCAGGTTCCATGTTTGGCTACTTGGCCGTCTGCGCGACACTAATGGTCGCGTCAAAACCCAGCAATGGCGCAACGATGGCATTGGCCGGTGTCATCGTGTCTAGCCTGTTCGGTGCGATTACGCATGGATTGACCATCGTCTATTCACTGCACGATGAGATGCTCTTTTGGACGGTTGGTGGAGTGTCGCATGTGACTTGGACGCAAGTTCTGTTGTTGACCCCGTTGTTCGGAATCGGCCTTTGCTTGGCTATCGTGATTAGCCCATCGGTTACTTTGCTTAGCTTGGGTGAAGAGATTGCTGCTGGCTTGGGCCAAACGGTGCGCAGAACTCGACTCATTTCGACCATCGCGGTTTTGATTCTGACCGGCGGGGCAATCGCGGTTGCCGGGCCTGTCTCCTTTGTCGGTTTGATGGTACCGCATTTATCCAGGTCCCTGATCGGGGCGGATTATCGAAGAATCATCCCGCTATCAATTCCCCTGGGTGCCTGCCTAACAATGTTGGCGGACACCCTAGCGCGTTTCGTTGGCGGGAACCAGGAACTGCCTCTGGGCCTGATGACGACTTTGATCGGCGCACCGTTCTTTGTCTATCTAGCTTCAAGACGTGCCTCCGCTAGTCGCCCCCGCTGCTAG
- a CDS encoding ABC transporter substrate-binding protein yields MNFITLVKAFAVCLCSLATLMVLIPRLQSETADLGKAKRPQSSESTPPGFADRPLEIQSVAGKHFVTHQQGTIEIPSHPKRICSLAFTDELVALGIRPTSASCTNGQFPDYLRKRLQNVVGINQMMGVGQPDFETIVETKPDLIIASAGDPQTYRQLLKIAPVVLLSGDGDNNRQRMFDLGRLLDREAEAAACIKNYDAKIRQARKLLSDELGSQKVAFFRIFGKQFYIHGHTRGGIMLYDELKLNPPTLLDSSPKGFLLTPESLLQLDADLIFLAVEANQGAQRSWSQLLDHPAWERVPAVRSKRVIMLPMQHHWLRPGFLAKSQMLDEIIQSCSRAEGQAKTNISINANGVGV; encoded by the coding sequence ATGAATTTCATCACACTCGTCAAAGCGTTCGCCGTTTGCCTTTGTTCGTTGGCAACTCTTATGGTCTTGATCCCTCGACTCCAATCAGAGACCGCGGATCTTGGCAAAGCGAAACGTCCGCAATCGAGTGAATCTACTCCACCTGGATTTGCCGATCGCCCTTTGGAAATCCAATCGGTTGCAGGCAAACACTTCGTTACCCATCAGCAGGGCACCATCGAAATCCCGAGTCATCCGAAACGAATTTGTAGCCTTGCATTTACCGATGAGCTAGTCGCCCTTGGAATCCGACCGACATCAGCGTCTTGCACCAATGGTCAATTCCCTGACTACCTGCGGAAGCGGCTTCAAAACGTTGTCGGCATCAATCAAATGATGGGTGTTGGGCAACCCGACTTTGAAACCATCGTCGAGACAAAACCCGACCTCATCATCGCGTCTGCTGGCGACCCTCAGACCTATCGACAACTGTTAAAGATCGCACCGGTAGTTCTGCTTTCTGGCGATGGAGACAACAACCGACAACGGATGTTTGACCTCGGTCGCCTGCTGGATCGTGAGGCTGAAGCTGCAGCGTGCATCAAAAACTACGATGCAAAGATCCGTCAGGCTCGCAAGCTTTTGTCGGATGAGCTGGGCTCTCAGAAGGTCGCTTTCTTTCGAATCTTTGGAAAACAGTTCTACATCCACGGTCACACCCGCGGCGGAATCATGCTGTATGACGAACTAAAACTGAATCCGCCAACACTGCTCGATTCGTCACCCAAAGGATTCTTGCTGACCCCCGAGTCGCTTTTGCAGCTTGATGCGGACCTAATTTTCCTGGCCGTCGAAGCCAATCAAGGTGCGCAGCGGTCTTGGAGCCAGCTGCTAGACCATCCAGCCTGGGAACGCGTCCCAGCGGTCCGTTCGAAGCGAGTCATCATGCTGCCGATGCAGCACCATTGGTTGCGACCTGGTTTTTTGGCAAAGTCGCAAATGCTTGATGAGATCATCCAATCCTGCTCCCGAGCCGAAGGTCAAGCTAAGACGAATATTTCGATCAATGCCAACGGTGTGGGAGTCTGA
- a CDS encoding carboxypeptidase regulatory-like domain-containing protein: MPEHPSVSIYRACSLVAAILIACSGCEKDQSIPVHPAQGTLTVNGQPATGAIVGLHPISGDFDERGTRPAGQVKADGAFTLSSFAKGDGAPAGQYNVSIFWPQHPEHTDPGEDRLMGKYAKPESSGVSIQIKEGSNMLEPIVLENVKMMRE; the protein is encoded by the coding sequence ATGCCCGAACATCCCTCAGTTTCAATCTACCGTGCCTGCAGCCTCGTAGCCGCAATATTGATCGCATGCAGTGGGTGCGAGAAAGATCAGAGCATTCCTGTGCATCCGGCCCAAGGAACCTTAACGGTCAATGGCCAACCGGCTACGGGAGCTATCGTTGGTTTGCATCCGATTTCTGGTGACTTCGATGAACGAGGAACCCGACCTGCGGGGCAAGTCAAAGCCGACGGGGCCTTCACGCTATCATCATTTGCAAAAGGCGATGGTGCTCCTGCGGGTCAATACAACGTCTCCATCTTCTGGCCACAACATCCCGAACATACCGACCCGGGCGAAGATCGATTGATGGGCAAGTATGCCAAGCCCGAGTCGTCTGGCGTTTCGATTCAGATCAAAGAAGGTTCCAACATGCTCGAACCGATCGTCTTGGAAAACGTCAAAATGATGCGTGAATAA
- a CDS encoding DUF1559 domain-containing protein has product MYRVKVSNESKRRGFTLVELLVVIAIIGMLVGLLLPAVQAAREAARRMQCSNNMKQVGLALHNYHSAFRKFPCYEILDLSAWRGHEYKSGWVSSLLPFFEEGNRLDDYDFDYTWFHEENQDVVARRLPMFECPSSPGGTQKIYTNSFNSEFTAVNPDVEAWSSDYAGNCGHRATLLLPEESRDKQRRKGFFVRAYPVQPQKFRDMLDGTSNTVAVWESAGRHSVYLFGKLWIDETTGQPIPVSPDNCAWASGNAFWLQSWSHDGIANGGSSVVNATNRNSQPYSFHEGGVHLLMVDGSVQYLTESVNNLTFIHMLTSQAREQVNLGEVF; this is encoded by the coding sequence ATGTATCGCGTAAAAGTATCGAATGAATCGAAACGCCGTGGCTTTACACTCGTCGAACTATTGGTAGTCATCGCGATTATCGGCATGTTGGTGGGACTGTTGTTGCCAGCAGTCCAAGCAGCTCGCGAAGCGGCGAGGCGGATGCAGTGTTCAAACAATATGAAGCAGGTCGGCTTGGCGCTACACAACTATCACAGCGCTTTTCGTAAGTTCCCCTGCTATGAGATTTTAGACCTGAGTGCTTGGCGTGGACATGAATACAAGTCCGGCTGGGTGTCGTCTCTGTTGCCGTTTTTTGAAGAAGGCAACCGTTTGGACGACTACGACTTTGACTACACATGGTTCCATGAAGAGAACCAGGACGTGGTGGCACGTCGACTGCCGATGTTCGAATGCCCGTCGAGTCCCGGTGGAACTCAAAAGATCTATACAAATTCGTTCAATAGCGAATTCACGGCTGTGAATCCGGACGTCGAAGCTTGGTCTTCTGACTATGCCGGCAACTGCGGTCACCGCGCGACTCTGTTGCTGCCCGAAGAATCACGTGACAAACAACGTCGCAAAGGTTTCTTCGTCCGTGCTTATCCGGTCCAGCCGCAGAAATTTCGCGACATGCTGGACGGAACAAGCAATACGGTCGCGGTTTGGGAATCGGCTGGACGTCACAGTGTCTACCTATTCGGCAAATTGTGGATCGACGAAACCACCGGCCAACCCATTCCTGTCTCTCCAGACAACTGTGCCTGGGCATCAGGGAACGCGTTCTGGCTGCAATCTTGGAGCCATGATGGAATCGCCAATGGTGGTTCATCCGTTGTTAACGCGACCAACCGCAATTCGCAACCATACTCATTCCACGAAGGCGGTGTGCATCTGCTGATGGTCGATGGATCCGTGCAGTACCTGACCGAATCTGTCAACAACCTGACCTTCATTCATATGTTGACATCCCAAGCGCGCGAGCAAGTCAACTTGGGAGAGGTATTCTAA
- a CDS encoding Kelch repeat-containing protein encodes MSLSTDQANVQYQGGVAGAVVDDTFYVVGGMLNPFDHLDSAYGIPTNGDRSPRSLAPLPTPRANVVAVASEGKLFTVAGGISDKSNSGRPEGPSTVVEAFDVATGAWKSCQDLPARRVKPGVAIVGQTLYVLGGREDKVDANTIFAYDIASDEWALVGTLPYAARHGAACSFDGLIYYSGGWSAGPDGGTFQNALIEFDPQSNRCRDLSPMPEPRTAHAIVAHAGSLYVLGGIDTKKTPTSTVFRYHIAEDRWSACDSLQSNRAVFACGVRQSAHAPAVLLAGGWQKMHRQANDTLETYLLPIDG; translated from the coding sequence ATGTCGCTCTCAACCGACCAAGCAAACGTCCAGTATCAAGGCGGAGTCGCCGGTGCTGTTGTTGACGATACGTTTTACGTCGTCGGCGGAATGTTAAATCCCTTTGACCATCTCGATTCAGCCTATGGGATTCCTACGAACGGTGATCGTTCGCCTCGATCACTTGCACCGCTTCCTACCCCCAGAGCGAATGTTGTCGCGGTAGCATCGGAAGGGAAACTTTTCACAGTTGCCGGTGGCATCTCTGATAAATCCAACTCGGGGCGACCAGAAGGCCCTTCGACCGTTGTCGAAGCTTTCGATGTCGCCACCGGTGCCTGGAAATCGTGCCAAGACCTGCCAGCCAGACGAGTTAAACCGGGCGTCGCCATTGTTGGCCAGACTCTTTACGTACTCGGTGGACGCGAAGACAAAGTCGATGCGAACACGATCTTTGCTTATGACATCGCATCCGACGAATGGGCTCTGGTTGGAACTTTGCCGTACGCCGCCCGACACGGTGCCGCGTGCTCGTTCGATGGACTGATCTACTACAGCGGAGGATGGTCCGCCGGCCCCGATGGCGGCACGTTTCAAAATGCTTTGATCGAATTTGATCCGCAGAGCAATCGTTGCCGCGACCTTTCACCAATGCCTGAGCCCAGAACGGCGCATGCGATTGTTGCACACGCCGGATCGCTTTATGTCCTCGGTGGCATCGATACAAAAAAGACTCCAACATCAACCGTCTTCCGCTATCACATCGCCGAAGACCGTTGGTCGGCGTGTGATTCACTTCAATCCAACCGCGCTGTGTTCGCCTGTGGTGTCCGCCAATCGGCACACGCACCAGCAGTCCTGCTGGCCGGTGGCTGGCAAAAGATGCATCGGCAAGCCAATGACACCCTAGAAACGTACCTGCTGCCGATCGATGGTTAG
- the amt gene encoding ammonium transporter — protein MLSASQLVIASTEIQSKVDSIQTNLDLLWVLIAAAFVFLMQGGFMCLESGICRAKNSINVAIKNMFDLLISVSIFWLFGFGIMFGISYGGLIGTSDFLPDFDGSPWAACFFIFQAMFCGTAATIDSGAVAERTRFGVYLIVSAVISGLIYPLMGHWAWGSFFNGETMGFLESMGFIDFAGSTVVHSTGGWVALAGIIVIGPRLGRFNEQDEPQKLPAHNLILVYLGTFVLFFGWFGFNCGSTLSASPDIAMIAVNTALAGCFGGLASALSSVMFGSDGLPTAEDIANGVLGGLVAITAGCSVVGAGSAALIGLAGGVLVWLSTIWIERVLKLDDVVGAVSVHGVCGAWGTVALALFMGSDHLPEGTSRLGQLGVQSIGVVVCFAWSFGCCFLVLNVLKMFMPLRVSEHDEEVGLNVAEHGARSSLLDLASVISTATATNDYSNAKIKDIEHGTEIGDLSKCYNQMIDAIQSDRSQLANSAIQDHEIALRLQSDLERFASEGENAVRQSLAALDEARSCSLQMHENLKEVSAIAGQTHLLALNASIEAARAGESGKGFAVVANEVKSLATASNLAATGIHDIVSETNSKIENGWNSAAHASKILSDIVSTGTQSANELLQRTGSRTF, from the coding sequence ATGTTATCAGCATCACAACTCGTGATCGCATCAACCGAAATTCAATCCAAAGTGGATTCGATTCAAACGAATCTCGATCTGCTTTGGGTTTTGATCGCCGCCGCATTTGTCTTTCTGATGCAAGGCGGATTTATGTGTTTGGAATCGGGTATCTGCCGCGCGAAGAACTCGATCAATGTCGCGATCAAGAACATGTTTGATCTGTTGATATCGGTCTCGATCTTCTGGCTCTTTGGGTTTGGAATTATGTTCGGGATCAGCTACGGCGGTCTGATCGGAACGAGCGACTTTTTGCCAGACTTTGACGGTAGCCCTTGGGCAGCTTGCTTTTTTATCTTCCAAGCCATGTTTTGTGGCACCGCAGCGACAATCGATAGCGGTGCGGTTGCTGAGCGAACTCGATTCGGCGTGTATTTGATTGTCTCAGCCGTTATTTCAGGTCTGATCTATCCGTTGATGGGTCACTGGGCCTGGGGAAGCTTTTTCAACGGTGAAACGATGGGCTTTCTGGAGTCGATGGGCTTTATCGATTTCGCGGGATCAACCGTTGTGCACTCGACGGGCGGCTGGGTCGCGTTGGCGGGGATCATTGTGATCGGTCCGCGTCTTGGACGCTTCAACGAACAGGACGAGCCTCAAAAGTTGCCCGCACATAACTTGATCCTGGTTTACTTGGGAACCTTTGTCTTGTTCTTCGGCTGGTTCGGTTTCAACTGTGGCAGCACACTGTCAGCGTCACCGGACATCGCGATGATTGCGGTCAACACAGCCCTCGCCGGATGTTTCGGTGGTTTGGCAAGTGCTCTGTCGAGCGTCATGTTCGGTTCCGACGGTCTGCCAACGGCTGAGGATATCGCCAACGGCGTCCTTGGCGGATTGGTCGCGATTACCGCCGGATGTTCTGTCGTCGGTGCCGGATCGGCCGCCTTGATTGGGTTGGCCGGTGGAGTCCTCGTCTGGCTTAGCACGATTTGGATTGAACGCGTCTTAAAACTTGACGATGTCGTCGGCGCGGTCAGTGTTCATGGCGTCTGCGGTGCCTGGGGAACGGTCGCGCTGGCACTGTTCATGGGAAGCGATCACCTACCTGAGGGGACTTCACGCCTTGGACAACTTGGTGTGCAGTCGATAGGTGTGGTCGTATGCTTTGCCTGGTCCTTTGGCTGCTGCTTTCTAGTCTTGAATGTCTTGAAGATGTTCATGCCGCTTCGCGTCAGCGAGCACGACGAGGAAGTCGGATTGAACGTTGCCGAACATGGTGCCCGATCATCGCTACTGGACCTAGCAAGTGTGATCTCTACGGCAACCGCAACGAATGATTACTCGAATGCAAAGATCAAAGACATCGAGCATGGAACCGAGATCGGTGATCTGTCAAAATGCTACAACCAAATGATTGATGCCATCCAGTCCGACCGCTCGCAACTTGCCAATTCGGCGATCCAAGATCACGAGATCGCATTGCGTTTGCAGAGTGACCTGGAACGTTTTGCAAGTGAAGGCGAAAACGCGGTGAGGCAATCTTTAGCCGCACTCGACGAAGCTCGAAGTTGCTCCCTGCAGATGCATGAAAACCTCAAGGAGGTTTCGGCAATCGCGGGGCAAACTCACCTGCTTGCCCTTAACGCATCTATCGAGGCGGCACGGGCTGGTGAAAGTGGCAAAGGCTTCGCCGTCGTTGCCAATGAAGTTAAGAGTCTGGCTACGGCAAGCAACCTTGCCGCAACTGGAATTCATGACATCGTCTCGGAAACGAATTCCAAAATCGAAAACGGATGGAATTCGGCAGCTCACGCGTCCAAGATTCTCAGCGACATCGTCTCGACGGGAACCCAGTCGGCAAACGAACTCTTGCAACGAACCGGCTCACGCACCTTCTAG